In a single window of the Desulfonatronum sp. SC1 genome:
- the selA gene encoding L-seryl-tRNA(Sec) selenium transferase produces MSELYRLLPSVDLILQRVSESGRYARLPRPLLKDLVNMHLDQLRADIRGQKLNTSEDMHWSALVGPLHAFLDRASRPHFRRVINATGVVVHTNLGRSLLAHRAVEAVTEACAHYSNLEFSLDTGQRGSRYAHVEELLCKLTGAEAGLVVNNNAAAVLLMLDTLAKGKEVVVSRGQLVEIGGSFRIPDVMAKSGAVLREVGATNRTHLHDYERAITSETAALLKVHTSNFRIIGFHKEVGLREMVALGEKHGLPILEDLGSGNLFDFTPYGLDHEPTVQEAVADGAAVVTFSGDKVLGGPQAGIIVGRKEYIDPIKKNPMNRALRIDKMTLAALEATLRLYLDPELARTEIPTLRMITASAEDLRRQANKLARGLRRALNGGLRGSGGGASAEITLFPGASRVGGGAYPERDLPTTLVAVRPQSTDIGVEALRDALLDADPPLVGRIEHDAFCLDPRTLADAEHTLAAKVLAKVLAP; encoded by the coding sequence ATGTCTGAACTGTATCGATTGCTGCCCTCCGTGGACCTGATTCTGCAACGTGTCTCGGAGTCCGGTCGCTATGCGCGCCTGCCGCGCCCCCTGCTCAAGGATCTCGTCAACATGCATCTGGATCAACTGCGGGCGGACATTCGCGGGCAAAAGCTGAACACTTCCGAAGACATGCATTGGTCCGCTCTGGTAGGACCGCTGCACGCCTTTCTGGATCGGGCGTCCAGGCCGCATTTTCGGCGGGTGATCAACGCCACGGGCGTGGTGGTGCATACCAACCTGGGCCGTTCCCTGCTGGCCCACCGGGCCGTGGAGGCCGTCACCGAGGCCTGTGCCCATTACTCGAATCTAGAATTTTCCCTGGACACGGGCCAGCGCGGCAGCCGCTACGCCCATGTGGAGGAACTGCTGTGCAAGCTGACCGGGGCCGAGGCCGGGCTGGTGGTGAACAACAACGCCGCTGCGGTGCTGCTGATGCTGGACACCCTGGCCAAGGGCAAGGAGGTGGTGGTTTCCCGTGGGCAGTTGGTGGAAATCGGCGGTTCGTTTCGCATCCCGGACGTGATGGCCAAGAGCGGTGCCGTGCTGCGGGAAGTGGGAGCCACCAACCGGACCCACCTCCACGACTACGAGCGGGCGATCACTTCGGAAACCGCGGCCCTGCTCAAGGTGCACACCTCGAACTTCCGAATCATCGGCTTTCACAAGGAAGTCGGGCTGCGGGAGATGGTCGCCCTGGGTGAAAAGCACGGCCTGCCGATACTGGAGGACCTGGGCAGCGGCAACCTGTTCGACTTCACGCCCTACGGCCTGGACCATGAACCAACGGTCCAGGAGGCCGTGGCCGACGGAGCCGCGGTGGTCACCTTCAGCGGGGACAAGGTCCTGGGCGGCCCCCAGGCCGGGATCATCGTGGGGCGCAAGGAATACATCGACCCGATCAAGAAAAACCCCATGAACCGTGCCCTGCGCATCGACAAAATGACCCTGGCCGCCCTGGAGGCCACGCTGCGCCTCTATCTGGACCCGGAACTGGCCCGCACGGAAATTCCGACCCTGCGGATGATCACCGCGTCAGCCGAGGATCTGCGGCGGCAGGCAAACAAGCTGGCCCGCGGATTGCGCCGGGCCCTAAACGGTGGCTTAAGAGGCTCTGGGGGGGGCGCAAGCGCCGAAATCACATTGTTTCCGGGAGCTTCCCGAGTGGGCGGCGGCGCGTATCCGGAGCGGGACCTGCCCACGACCCTGGTGGCTGTTCGCCCTCAGAGTACGGACATCGGGGTTGAGGCGCTGCGCGACGCCCTCCTGGACGCCGACCCGCCCCTGGTCGGGCGCATCGAACACGACGCATTCTGCCTGGACCCCCGCACCCTGGCCGACGCGGAGCACACCCTGGCGGCCAAAGTCCTGGCCAAGGTGTTGGCCCCGTAA
- a CDS encoding folylpolyglutamate synthase/dihydrofolate synthase family protein translates to MAKKSFSDFAEFQRHMDALGLFHMRLGFERMREAARRLDMVRSPAPLAQVVGTNGKGSTAFFLSRLAMEHGFSVGLFTSPHFLTLRERIRLNGFPASEERILTWANTVHPVCHDLGLTYFETIALMAMVGFSAERVDLIVLEAGLGGRNDATSTWSPNLLLITPIGLDHDQIIGPGLENIARDKAGAIKPGTVVFSAPQAAVVRDVLEQEAAGQGVVVRTVNDITGMPSEMRAEIQAWGAIAPALPGDHQRDNARLALAGWTSLALRHGWPMRPDACEHALTSRAWPGRLQRVTGTPEIPSEIILDGAHNPPALETLNAALGKLAIRPGAVIFTCMRDKDLAGMAPLVRQLTSGPIFVPELPTQPRSRPAREIVRELGPQAQAAPDPATALALASSLAAQADGPILVCGSLYLLAEIYALHPKWLDA, encoded by the coding sequence ATGGCGAAGAAATCGTTTTCTGATTTCGCGGAGTTCCAGCGGCACATGGACGCCCTGGGCCTGTTCCACATGCGCCTGGGCTTCGAACGGATGCGCGAGGCCGCGCGACGGCTGGACATGGTCCGCTCGCCCGCGCCCCTGGCCCAGGTGGTGGGCACCAACGGCAAAGGCTCCACCGCGTTTTTTCTGTCCCGGCTGGCCATGGAGCACGGCTTTTCCGTCGGGCTGTTCACCTCGCCCCACTTTCTGACCCTCAGGGAACGGATCCGCCTCAACGGCTTTCCGGCTTCGGAGGAGCGCATCCTGACCTGGGCCAACACCGTCCACCCCGTCTGCCACGACCTCGGCCTGACCTATTTCGAAACCATCGCGTTGATGGCCATGGTCGGCTTCAGCGCGGAGCGCGTGGACCTGATCGTGCTGGAAGCCGGACTGGGCGGACGCAACGACGCCACCTCCACCTGGAGCCCGAACCTGCTCCTGATCACGCCCATCGGTCTGGACCATGACCAAATAATCGGCCCGGGCCTGGAAAACATCGCCCGGGACAAGGCCGGAGCCATCAAACCCGGCACGGTAGTCTTTTCGGCCCCCCAGGCCGCCGTGGTCCGCGATGTCCTGGAACAAGAGGCCGCCGGCCAGGGAGTGGTCGTGCGCACCGTGAACGACATTACCGGAATGCCCTCCGAAATGCGGGCTGAAATACAGGCATGGGGCGCCATCGCTCCGGCCCTGCCCGGCGACCACCAGCGCGACAACGCCCGCTTGGCCCTGGCGGGGTGGACGAGCCTGGCCCTTCGCCATGGCTGGCCCATGCGCCCCGATGCCTGTGAACACGCCTTGACCTCCAGGGCTTGGCCCGGCCGTCTGCAACGCGTCACCGGCACTCCGGAAATCCCCTCGGAAATCATTCTGGACGGCGCGCACAATCCCCCGGCCCTGGAGACCCTGAACGCGGCCCTGGGCAAACTGGCCATCCGCCCAGGCGCGGTGATCTTCACCTGCATGCGGGACAAGGACCTGGCCGGTATGGCCCCCCTGGTCCGGCAATTGACATCCGGGCCGATCTTTGTTCCTGAACTGCCCACGCAGCCACGCAGCCGCCCCGCCCGGGAGATCGTCCGCGAACTGGGTCCCCAAGCCCAGGCCGCGCCCGACCCGGCAACGGCGCTGGCTCTTGCCTCGAGTCTGGCCGCCCAAGCCGATGGCCCGATTTTGGTCTGCGGTTCGTTGTACCTGCTGGCGGAAATATACGCTCTCCACCCGAAATGGCTGGACGCGTGA
- a CDS encoding 3',5'-cyclic-nucleotide phosphodiesterase has protein sequence MRLHVLGCSGSDLPGYNLTSFLVNKTLLLDAGSVTSSMPLADQAAIQEILVTHAHLDHIKDILFLADNLIELVARNEHGAVRLRGLAPVLESIRTHLLNDTIWPDFTILPTFANPVLTYAPLEPGVWVDVVGLRAVTVPVNHATAASGYVLRDPTSGSHFAFTGDTGPTDDWWTFLNELPFALENLIIEASFPDAMEELALLSKHLTPRLLRAELAKLHARPKIYISHMKSTFSTEIQEQLHQALDGHTYHLLRDGEEIVF, from the coding sequence ATGCGGCTGCACGTTCTCGGCTGTTCGGGCTCGGATCTGCCCGGTTACAATCTGACGTCCTTTCTGGTGAACAAGACCCTCCTGCTGGACGCCGGGTCGGTGACCTCGTCCATGCCCCTGGCGGACCAGGCCGCGATTCAGGAAATCCTGGTCACCCACGCCCACCTGGACCATATCAAGGACATTCTGTTCCTGGCGGACAACCTGATCGAGCTGGTGGCCCGCAACGAGCACGGGGCCGTGCGCCTCCGCGGCCTGGCCCCGGTGCTGGAAAGCATCCGGACCCATCTGCTCAACGACACCATCTGGCCGGACTTCACCATCCTGCCGACCTTCGCCAACCCGGTTTTGACTTACGCGCCGCTGGAACCCGGTGTCTGGGTGGACGTGGTCGGGCTGCGGGCGGTCACCGTTCCGGTCAACCACGCCACTGCCGCGTCCGGCTACGTGCTCCGCGATCCGACCTCCGGGAGTCATTTCGCCTTTACCGGGGACACCGGCCCGACCGACGACTGGTGGACGTTCCTAAACGAGCTGCCTTTTGCCCTGGAAAACCTGATCATCGAAGCCTCGTTTCCCGATGCCATGGAAGAGCTGGCCCTGCTCTCCAAGCACCTCACGCCCAGGCTGCTCCGGGCCGAGTTGGCCAAACTGCATGCCCGACCCAAAATTTACATCTCGCACATGAAGTCCACCTTCTCCACTGAGATCCAGGAACAATTGCACCAGGCCCTGGACGGCCACACCTACCACCTGCTGCGCGATGGCGAAGAAATCGTTTTCTGA